A window of the bacterium genome harbors these coding sequences:
- the thiO gene encoding glycine oxidase ThiO has product MSGQRPDAVVIGGGAVGCASAWELARRGLRVVVVERGTPGGEATWAAAGMLSVMPEGDRPDALYALARASHDRYPGFLRAVREATGAIVELRELGNLRVALSDDAAEALRREVEREWAAGLEAEWLDPAAARELEPSLAGTIRAAALTQRDAHVDNRRLGRALWAAAAAAGVAFRLGVPAARVVFGSGGQVAGVELASGERIDAGAVVVAAGSWSGTLGGLPRPLPVHPVRGQMLAVEAVPPLVRRIVMGSACYLVPASDGRVLVGATVERAGFDRRVTPAGLRNLVSAAIALVPDLAEAPIVETWAGLRPGTPDGFPVLGADPEVAGLVYATGHFRNGILLTPITAEIVADLVTGRPPAVGLEPFSPTRFTEP; this is encoded by the coding sequence GTGAGCGGACAACGGCCGGATGCAGTGGTGATCGGCGGCGGCGCCGTCGGTTGCGCGAGTGCGTGGGAGCTGGCGCGCCGGGGCCTGCGGGTCGTCGTGGTGGAGCGCGGCACGCCGGGCGGTGAAGCCACCTGGGCGGCCGCGGGCATGCTCTCGGTGATGCCGGAGGGCGATCGGCCCGACGCGCTGTACGCCCTGGCGCGGGCGAGTCACGACCGCTACCCCGGGTTCCTCCGTGCGGTGCGTGAGGCGACCGGCGCGATCGTCGAGCTGCGGGAGTTGGGCAACCTGCGGGTCGCCCTCAGCGACGACGCGGCGGAGGCGCTGCGGCGGGAGGTGGAGCGGGAGTGGGCGGCGGGTCTCGAGGCCGAATGGCTGGACCCGGCCGCGGCCCGCGAACTCGAGCCGTCGCTGGCAGGGACCATCCGGGCGGCGGCGCTGACGCAAAGGGACGCCCACGTGGACAACCGGCGTCTCGGCCGGGCGCTCTGGGCCGCCGCGGCCGCCGCCGGGGTCGCGTTCCGGCTGGGGGTCCCCGCCGCCCGCGTGGTCTTCGGGTCGGGGGGCCAGGTCGCGGGCGTGGAACTGGCCAGCGGCGAGCGGATCGACGCGGGGGCGGTGGTCGTCGCGGCCGGGAGCTGGAGCGGCACGCTCGGCGGTCTGCCGCGCCCGCTGCCGGTCCACCCCGTCCGGGGCCAGATGCTGGCCGTGGAGGCGGTGCCGCCGCTGGTCCGGCGCATCGTCATGGGCAGCGCGTGCTACCTCGTCCCCGCATCGGATGGCCGGGTGCTGGTGGGCGCCACGGTGGAGCGGGCGGGCTTCGATCGCCGCGTCACGCCGGCCGGGCTGCGGAACCTGGTCAGCGCCGCCATCGCCCTCGTCCCCGACCTCGCCGAGGCGCCGATCGTCGAGACGTGGGCCGGCCTGCGGCCGGGAACGCCGGACGGCTTCCCCGTCCTCGGCGCGGACCCGGAGGTCGCCGGCCTCGTCTACGCCACCGGCCACTTCCGCAACGGCATCCTCCTGACGCCGATCACGGCGGAGATCGTGGCCGATCTCGTCACCGGCCGGCCCCCGGCCGTCGGCCTCGAGCCCTTCTCGCCCACGCGGTTCACCGAGCCATGA
- a CDS encoding prepilin peptidase: MNGLVLVYAALAGLAIGSFLNVCVYRLPAGLSVVTPRSRCPRCERSIRWYENIPVASYIALRGRCRGCGGRISLQYPLVELATGAIWVAMVARFGPTLAALSGAVFLTLLLGIALTDAREYIIPDEFSVGGLLLGLAFAALPGGMPFLCAAAGAAVGFGALYLVAVAGQWLLRKEAMGGGDIKMMAMVGAFVGPWGALLTIFLGALLGTLIFGPITLFTKRLVPFGIFLALGAAVTHGWGDELIRWYWGLLSGAG, translated from the coding sequence ATGAACGGGCTCGTGCTGGTCTACGCCGCACTCGCGGGGCTCGCGATCGGCTCGTTCCTCAATGTGTGCGTGTACCGGCTGCCGGCGGGGCTTTCCGTCGTCACACCGCGTTCGCGCTGCCCCCGCTGCGAGCGGTCGATCCGCTGGTACGAGAACATCCCGGTGGCGAGCTACATCGCGTTGCGCGGGCGCTGCCGCGGCTGTGGGGGGCGGATCTCGCTCCAGTACCCGCTGGTGGAGCTGGCCACCGGGGCGATCTGGGTCGCCATGGTCGCGCGCTTCGGCCCGACGCTCGCGGCGCTGTCCGGCGCGGTCTTCCTCACGTTGCTGCTGGGCATCGCCCTCACGGACGCCCGCGAGTACATCATCCCGGACGAGTTCTCGGTGGGCGGCTTGCTGCTGGGGCTCGCGTTCGCCGCGCTACCCGGCGGGATGCCGTTCCTCTGCGCGGCCGCGGGTGCGGCCGTGGGGTTCGGGGCCCTCTACCTCGTGGCGGTCGCCGGGCAGTGGCTGCTCCGCAAGGAGGCGATGGGCGGAGGGGACATCAAGATGATGGCGATGGTCGGCGCCTTCGTCGGGCCGTGGGGCGCGTTGCTGACCATCTTCCTCGGCGCGCTCCTCGGCACCCTCATCTTCGGCCCGATCACCCTGTTCACCAAGCGGCTCGTGCCGTTCGGCATCTTCCTCGCCCTCGGCGCCGCGGTCACGCACGGATGGGGCGATGAGCTGATCCGCTGGTACTGGGGCCTCCTCTCCGGCGCCGGCTGA
- a CDS encoding RNA methyltransferase, with product MLSRSEQKRLRSLKRRKYREGEGLFLAEGVRLVEAMLDAGVAPRLVVASPTLEDTERGRRLAERLAGLDVLRRVEDRVLAEFAATESPQGVLAVAEIPRHDLGAIRVEGPATVLVLDGVQDPGNFGTLVRTADAFGAAFVAVLPGTVDPWNPKSVRAAAGAAFRIPIVQTDLDTLLEWLHRHGFALYGAAAEGRPVDEVRPPQRAALAVGNEGAGLGAAVRAAAEELLAVPIRPEAESLNVAVAAAVLLFLLTRTGGGVS from the coding sequence GTGTTGAGCCGTTCCGAGCAGAAGCGGTTGCGCTCCCTGAAACGCCGAAAGTATCGGGAGGGAGAAGGGCTCTTCCTCGCCGAGGGCGTGCGGCTGGTGGAGGCGATGCTCGATGCGGGGGTCGCCCCCCGATTGGTGGTCGCATCGCCCACTCTGGAGGACACCGAGCGTGGGCGCCGGCTCGCAGAGCGGCTCGCAGGGCTGGACGTGCTGCGCCGGGTCGAGGACCGGGTGCTCGCCGAATTCGCGGCCACGGAGTCGCCTCAGGGTGTGCTGGCCGTCGCGGAGATCCCCAGGCACGATCTGGGAGCGATCCGGGTCGAGGGGCCGGCGACGGTTCTGGTCCTGGACGGCGTGCAGGATCCCGGTAACTTCGGGACGCTGGTGCGGACGGCGGACGCGTTCGGCGCCGCGTTCGTCGCGGTGCTGCCCGGCACGGTGGACCCGTGGAACCCGAAGTCGGTGCGCGCCGCCGCCGGCGCGGCGTTCCGGATCCCCATCGTGCAGACGGATCTGGATACGCTGCTCGAGTGGCTGCACCGGCACGGCTTCGCGCTGTACGGCGCCGCCGCGGAGGGTCGGCCCGTGGACGAGGTCCGGCCGCCGCAGCGGGCGGCTTTGGCGGTCGGCAACGAAGGAGCGGGGCTGGGCGCCGCCGTGCGGGCGGCGGCGGAGGAACTCCTGGCGGTCCCGATCCGGCCGGAGGCCGAGTCGCTCAACGTGGCGGTCGCGGCGGCGGTGTTGCTGTTCCTCCTGACTCGGACGGGCGGAGGCGTGTCATGA
- a CDS encoding peptidase M48 Ste24p, whose product MVRVLSRTARRTLIGIAAGGAALAASCAISPRQEVELGRTYAAQINRELPIIEDPAVNRYLNVLGQRIAAGGTRNLNYTFYVVNTDAVNAFAIPGGFIYVNRGLIERTDNLAELAGVLAHEIAHVEERHGAEQLERVQRANVGLSLAYILIGRAPTGLERAAIQVGGAAVFARYSREAEREADAKAIPLLVRAGIDPNGLVTFFMELMEARQRQPNLLEQWFSTHPTTEERIAEARAQIRQIPASQLRGLTVDTQQYREFRERVRRLPPPPAQFRAQR is encoded by the coding sequence ATGGTTCGTGTTCTTTCCCGGACGGCGCGCCGCACGTTGATCGGAATCGCCGCAGGCGGCGCTGCCCTCGCGGCGAGTTGCGCGATCTCGCCCCGCCAGGAGGTGGAGCTGGGGCGGACGTACGCGGCGCAGATCAACCGGGAGCTGCCGATCATCGAGGATCCGGCGGTGAACCGGTATCTCAACGTCCTCGGTCAGCGGATCGCCGCAGGCGGCACGCGCAACCTGAACTACACGTTCTACGTGGTGAACACCGACGCGGTGAACGCCTTCGCGATCCCCGGAGGCTTCATCTACGTGAACCGCGGGCTGATCGAACGGACGGACAACCTGGCGGAGCTGGCCGGCGTGCTGGCCCACGAGATCGCGCACGTCGAGGAACGGCACGGCGCGGAGCAACTCGAGCGGGTGCAGCGCGCCAACGTCGGGCTCTCGCTCGCCTACATCCTGATCGGCCGCGCGCCGACGGGCCTGGAGCGCGCGGCGATCCAGGTGGGCGGCGCTGCCGTGTTCGCCCGCTACAGCCGGGAGGCGGAGCGGGAGGCGGACGCGAAGGCGATCCCCCTGCTCGTGCGGGCGGGGATCGACCCCAACGGCCTGGTGACCTTCTTCATGGAGCTGATGGAGGCGCGTCAACGGCAGCCGAATCTGCTGGAGCAGTGGTTCTCCACGCACCCCACGACCGAGGAACGGATCGCGGAGGCGCGCGCCCAGATCCGGCAGATCCCGGCCTCGCAGTTGCGCGGCTTGACGGTGGACACGCAGCAGTACCGGGAGTTCCGTGAGCGAGTCCGGCGACTGCCGCCGCCGCCGGCGCAGTTCCGGGCGCAGCGCTGA